TAACTGATTAAATGCCACCTGAACCTTCAGAAAACATTTACCGAGGGCGTACTCTGGCAGCAAGGCACCGTGTTCCCCAGAGAATCCTGCTCACATCTAACCGAACAGAAGGCGTTCGAACGCTGTTACATTGTAGCTAGAGGGATGAGGTAGAGGGGCGTGGTTTTGGGCGGCCAATCGCGTGCTTAGAGCCTGGCCATGTGTATATAAGCCGGAGCCCCGCTCTGAGAGACTTGTTCACACCATGGATGATGGAGCGTTTGAAGACCATGCCTTGCGAGAGGCTCAGCGGGAGTATTTGGATTTCCTGGATGATGATGTGCGCTGCCATTTGTATTTACCATTAAAACTGAGTGTTTACTGTTTAATTCGGGAGATGTCCCTCAATATCACCAACGTATATGAATTATTCAAGCATATAGCAGTAATATCTAACTGCCAAATGCAAAACATCCTTCGAGAATACAATGTTAAATATCACTGGTTTAAATGGAGTTTCAAAGCTGATTCCTGCCCTAGACCCAGTTATTAATTAACATCCCTTTTCTAGAGTATATATTTTGGTGTAATCTCAAAATACGCTAATCTATTTTTATGAAATTCCAGAGAAACGTTTAGTAGATCTATTGTTTGCTTTTCCTGATGCCTGATGTACTATATTATCTCTCAGCAAGATCAAGGTGTATATCATGGGAAAGTAAAGGAAATGATTGGGGCCAATGAGCATCGGCTAATTATCAACCTGAATGATCTGAGGAGGAAGAATGAGAGGAGAGCCAGCACGTGAGTTACACACAGGGGTATATGTAGCATGGGGGGGGGGTCACTGATCTCGACACGACAGTATTCTAGTCCACAGCAGCATAGTGAACTAACCATGGTTGCAGGAGAGGCTTTAGACTACAGCAAGGTATTCTACCAATCTGTCAGCAATCAAgccattcagtaaaaaaaaagtcttgtaTTTGGTTACAAGTTCCTGACCGCctacttttataaatgtattGCTAGAACAAGAAAATCGGTGGTTTTATTCAGCACAGGTGTCTGATATAAATAAGACTTGTCAAAGGGATATAAAACATTCTGCAACTTGTGAAATATTCTTAATTATAACTTCTAAATAATAGAACGTTATTTGATTGAAAGTAATGCACTattaaataaatctaattattaaaACCTGCACACACCATTTTGAAGGGTTAATGGTAGTGGGagttgccacccagaccactccaatgggcaaaagtggtctgggtgcctggagtgtccctataattAATGGTAACAAGAATAAGAAGGCACAGGTCAAAATATTACAAGCACAGAAAAATTAGATATACAAgggatacaaaataaattaaagcagTGCCTATAATATAGAGATTAGCAATCTGGCTCTTACAAATAGTGAgtaaaagtatatacaaatagTCAATGGATAAAACCCACAGTCAATCAAATAAATAGCtctaaggtggggggggggggggggggaaggaattAGGTCACTTATAATAAAATAAGATGAAGGGTGTCCAGGAGCTAAATTAAAATACTCTAGTGGTATAATATACCAAAATTTAAGTACCTATATGCTcacaataagattaaatatcaagTCCTGAGTGAGTTTGTGTTAAACCTCAATATGAAGAAATGTTGTCTAATAGTCACCAAGAATGTAACAAAAGGGTAATCCCACTAGACTGTGTATATGGGTTATGCATAGTTGTGGAGCCCTATTGCAAAAGCAATATAATTCACTGAGGGtcagtaaatatatttaaaaaaacaaaacaaaaaatgaacaCACTGGTAGCACAAAGCAGTACAGTGTCCAGGATCACTGCTTGCTACTaggcaaaatataaaatagaatacagaggagagaggagaggggaaAATTTGCTTCTTTAAAAATCCATTAGTCTTTAATCAAGTAGAATAAATTCAAACATGTTGAATGGTAAAATCAAATTGATACCAACAGTAGCTCAATGTGGTATGTACAGATGCCGCATCAATAATTCTCCTGGTGGATGTAATTAGTGGGAACTGCATTCTTCGCTGTGTGGTATTAGCAGGTTGGAGTGCGTTTCAACCAGCGTTCCACCTGAAGCCTCACTCCCAATTTGAAATTCCACCTATATCAGTAAGAACTGATCGTAAGTAGTTGTCAGTGCGAGGACCTAGATCGTCTCATGTAGGtagagcattgctgtggtaacgTCCAACAATAAAGTGGTGATTGCAGATTCTCAATAGAGTTTAGTCTGTGTCCATAGCCTATCCCTCTAGCTGCGTGGTTGAAATGCTTTGTGCAACTTGAAACCTGTGTGGAAAAATACTTACCCATTCGGTACCAGTGAACTCAATGGCGCCAAGCCTCTGAACTCTGCAGACACACGGCCCACGCAAATGGCGCTTCACTAAATAGATTTATAATTCATGATATCCCTCCAGTCCTTATAGGGACTACATCATCTAGGTGACCTTATGCTGTTTGGAGTTGCAGAGATGACATGGACCAATCAGAATGCATGTGAACCTATTTTAAGCCAGTTACTCATtgccatattatttttatttgttttggttaCACGTTTAGTGAGAacgtctggtatcctgacctggctagtatATTGGCATGTGGATTTCTATATTTCTGACCCGTCTTGTTTCTCGTTTATCCatatttctgtattcctgacctctgCTAGTCCTgacttttattcttctttttaCTATAGTAAGACTGACCATTCTAAGGCGAAAAAGACAAACATTTACTCCATAATCATAACAAAGTATTCTAGTGTAGGTCATGGTATATTGTTCCTTTTTGTTCCTGCATGGATTGGCTTGTAGCTGCATAGAAGGCTTTACCTCTGCCTTAAAAGCACTGTGTTTACTGCATAGGTTTAAAAATTCCAGTGAAGTCGATCACCTCCTGTCATCTCCCCAATCTCTCCCTCTGACAAGTCTTACCCAGTATTTACTGTTTAGGGGCAAAGCTCCTATTCTTCTATTCGGAGTACCGTGTGTAGTTGCTCACTTAATATATTCAGTCTGTATTCATCATAAACCGTTTGCATTTGAGGTGCATTCTACGTACAAGCAGATGGCAGATCTCTCTCCCTTTTCATATAGAAGGCTATGAATTGACCAATGTGCATACAAAGTATAGGTATGGATGGGGCAATAATTTCCCCTTGTGATGTTTTTGAATGGGGAGGTGGGCTTTTAGCTATTTCATGTGTGTGCGTGGTGTCtggtgttttttcatttttttatttttttatttatttttaaaatgctacTAGTATTGGCATGTATCTTCGAGTATCCTTTTAGCTGTCTTTGTAGTCCTATCCTAATTGGTTTCAGTTCTCTAATTTCAGATTGCTCCAGAATGCTTTTGGAGATGCAATAGCTTTCCAGAGAGCCTTGAAGGAATTGGTAGCCTCAATTGACTCAACATATGCCAAGCAGTTTGAGGAGTTCAGCGTTGGGTTTGAAGGAAGCTTTGGTGCAAAGCATGTATCTCCCCGTACCCTCACGTCAGTTTACTTGGGCAGCTTGGTCTGCGTGGAAGGAATAGTAACAAAGtgtatgttatttttatattcctCTGTGTCCTATATATAGTTTGTCATAACCTTTTATAACCCAGCACTGTAAATCCATATTTTCTAGCCTTATGATTATGGGGACGATGACATCCAATCTGTGAAGTAcatttatatataacatttatttttaaaattctttatttgtaatgtGATGGTGTGAATAATGTGGAATAATAAGCATGGTGGTGATAGGTACATTTCTTGAACTTGCCAGAATAGCCACCTTAACTGTAACGTCCGTGGTTACTGCAATAATGTCCCTGGAATAATCTTCATGGATGGTCGGGGACCTGTGGGTCTGGAATCCAGCGATGATGGGCAATACTCCATCCCCATCTCTGCCGCCACTTTGTTGGTAAACTCTAGCAGATGTGCACATGACTCATTTGGTGCCATGTCTCCAGGGTTGtcgcagtgcgtgtgtatggagtTGCCAAGACAATGTCTCCCCTTGGGATCGGGTCTCTGAGACCCCCACCTCATGGGTCTCCACTGCACTGATGTGTGAGGTGAGGCTTTCAATCTCTGTGCACACTCCATCCAGATCAGACTTCTAGTCCTCCCAGAGGTCAAGCagcatgttgtgttttttttttttctcaatattaaCCCCATTGGATGGTGAGGCTTTAGAGTTAGCAGGAGCCAGCATGTCTGATTAGATGCTTAGCTAGGCATGCCCCCTGTGAAATTGTTTTTAACCCAGAAAGGTGGAGACACAAATGCTTttcctcctccaatacaatgtgtacCCTGGACTATGGAACATAacaaaagttaaaggaccactatagtgccaggaaaacaaactttttcctggcactatagggtcattaggtccccccaccctcagggcctccttcccgctgggctgaaggggttaaaaccccttcagccacttacctttctccagtgccgggctcccttgcCGCTGGGGAACTCTTCTCTCTCTACTGACGTCAAATCCGAATGCGCGGTaagagccacgcgtgcattcaaagtgcccataggaaagcattactcaatgctttcctatggacgtccagcgaaaaattagtgagaagcgcggaagcgcctctagcggctgtcagtgagacaaccactagaagctggattaactctcagtgaaacatagcagtttctctgaaactgctatgttttcagctacagggttaaaactagagggacctggcacccagaccacttagttgagctgaagtggtctgggtgcctatagtcctTTAACACAAGACAAATTAGATTTTCACTATTTTTTATTCAATGATTCAactttcaattttattttaacagtttagtttgaattaatataatatttaaatctgAATACTTTGGGGGtttgggagagagcgcaggtaacttttttttttttgtgggttttactGTATGTACTATGGTTGTTGCCGCTGCCCAagaatagtgggagtttgagtgcaggacttgttttttatttaaaaaacaaacaaaaaaacatatatatatatttgtcttctATCCAGTAAATTGCTGTTAAGAATTTGTTCCCTGATAGTTCATTATTGTCTTGGTCTAGTTCCAAAACCATGAAATCTCTCTGCTGGGACATTCAGTCTCTGCCACATGGGTGCAAAGATGgatgagaaaatgtgtatgtgtatgtgtgtgtgtgtgtgtgtgtgtgtgtgtatatatatatatatatatatatattttattattataaaccttGATTGTATCTGAAAATCTATATCTAATGGGATTtagtattttatttccttttttccttttattcttAACATGGATGGTTTGGCAGAGGGGCAGATTAACACTGTCCATCTTTTGTCTTGTATAATTaacataactagaaaagctacaatttctggggaaattgtgtgaagtgttcttgcctccaccagtagtctacaactggagtgggcggagtaactgttattatttattcatatagcacatcactctatcaagcttgccatgtgcactttaTAAATTTGATCGatcaattggttagtgtaatatttactatctttactcactccaaacactccacaaaGATACTCTGCCCAGTTCAACTTTTCcacacagttactccagccactccaaccacacaacagttactccagccactccaaccagtttctccgcccactccagttgtagataAGGATCGACCgatcttgatatatatatattttttttggcgcctctaccgataatctgtgaattttcaggccgatagccgataacttactgatattctgtacatttaccatttataaaaaataaactatttctaaaggtaaatacacaaaatatacatgtcacgtgtagtggatgcagtgtgtttagacaggggagctgtgtgtgtttgtgtagtggatgcagtgtgtgtatgtagtgtgcgtaaagtgaatgcagtgtgtgtgtgtagtgtgcgtaaagtgaatgcagtgtgtctgtttgtgtagtgtgtatagtgaatgcagtgtttgtgtagtgtgtatagtgaatgcagtgtttgtgtagtgtgtatagtgaatgcagtgtatttgtgtagtgtgcattatatacacactgcattatatacacacactgcattcactatgcacactacacacacacacacacacacactgcattaattatatacacagtgcttgtgtagtgtgtttatataatgcagtttgtctgtttgtgtagtgtgtgtgtgttcctgtagGTATGtgatttggggggagggggcatttttgatttaattaaaaaaattaatatttattatttttagtccccccccccccccctccatgcttcttacttggccagggagggggtatACAgcattctctggtggtccagtggcctgGAAAGTATAGAGGGGCccgcagcaagcgtttacttatctttccagcagctccctgtgtaaatctcgcagcCTGTGTGCCGCGCGGAACGTTGTCATGGTAACCCGTTGCAACGCTCTGACGTCCGCTGGTctcacgagatttacacagggagcagaagggatctgccgggaaggtaagtaacagcttgctgcccccccccccccgaaccgccgggcttgtaatgggcccggcggtcctggtatgtattatcggcaatatcagtatctttagtggccgataccgatattgccgaaaatacagaatatcgccagataatatcggtaaaaccgataatcggacgatccctagttgtagactactggtgaaggcaagaacacttcacacaatttccccagaaattgtagcttttctagttaatatttttataattaaaactATTCCACCAAGCCTCCCTACCTGGGGTGTGGGTCTGTCAttgggggtccagtggggctgctgtgatgTGTGCGGCTGTGGTAGAATCAGAGGtggagggagctctgatctcttaAAGTGATCAAGGTACCTGGAATCTGTGTgcagtgttttgttttgaaaagctGCACTTACCAAGTTAAACACCTTGACTACCAGAGGTGTAATTCCATACCTGcagcatcatgtgatgtcactggcGAACATCCATTCTGTGCAAATTTTCATCCAGTGTCTAAGCTGACTGTTAGCTAatgaatggtttgactttttagAGCAGGTTACCGGAGCCTCAGAGCCCAGTGGGGACCCAAATAAGCAGTAAACCATTCCTAGGGAACAGTTTTAGGATTACATCATTTGTACTTTAATTTTAAGTGTTCTCCCAATACTACCTGGTGATCTCTGCCTTCATGCTACAGAATGTTGTGTAAGTGAACTAAAAAGTAAACATTCTCTACGAAGTGTGCAATGCACTCTCCAGATTTGAAGTCACATGTAACTTTTTTGGCCTGGCTAGCAGAAATTCCAAGCCCTATAAAATAGATTAGAAACCTTCTGGTACTTCTATTTACTAGGTTCCATGGTGAGGCCGAAAGTGATGCGTAGTGTCCACTATTGCCCAGCGACGAAAAAAACACTTGAAAGGAAATATACTGACCTCACAACACTTGAGGCATTCCCATCAAGTTCCATCTACCCTACAAAGGTAAGTGATATTTAGAGGGTTGCTCACTAAAGTGAAGttcaaatgttaaagggacactatagtcaccagaacaagtacagcttaaaGTATTTGTTCTAGTGTTTACAGCCTGTCCTCCTCAGACACTTGCAGACTTACATttcacactatgcagcactgacattcagtgtctctgtgCCATGCAGGAGAccctgaacttttctcatagagatgcattgatttaatgcatctctaagaggagatgctgattgaccagggtcaatctcagccaatacaatattttcctaagggaaagcattgtgactgTCTGAGATCATCACTCCAGCAATGGAGGCAGTGATGCCAATGGAGGCAGTGccatggaataaaggtaagattttactatatttagggtggagcagggggtaggttgtttttaacactatatagggtcaggaagaaatttgtgttcctttttaaagtaaaattaacTGAACTTCTAAGTGTTTCCAGTCCACATGATTTGGTCTAgaattttagtgaataagtgtGTTAGTAAATGTAATGGCAGGTGGGATGGAGGTGTGTGTTGACCATTTCTGCTTTCTTTATTGACGTAGGATGAAGAGAACAATCCTCTTGAAACTGAATTTGGATTGAGCACTTACAAAGATCATCAAACTGTGACCATCCAAGAAATGCCTGAGAAGGCTCCAGCAGGGCAGCTGCCTCGCTCACTCGATATAATTGCTGATGATGATTTGGTGGACAAATGTAAACCTGGAGACAGAGTGCAAATAGTAGGCATATACCGCTGTCTTCCGTCCAAGCAAGGTGGCTTTACGTCTGGTACATTCAGGTGAAGTTACTGCACAAGTGGTCTTGTTTCTGCATTGTTTTAAACTACTTTCCTTTACATATAAATGAGGTGTTGCTTCAAAACGTTTTCTGCCTAGGCGGTTTAACAAatgaaaaacacacagaaaagtaGAAAAATCTCCTGCGCATAGCCTTTATTCCACAACTCTGGTAATAATGAAGGCTAGGAATTAAGCTATTTGCGTTCTGCACGCGTTTAATGTTTACCCTaacgcttgtttttttttgttttacatttgtttttttggtgtgtgtgtgtgtgtattaatctAGAAACTTTATCTAGATCGCAAATTGAGGTCTGTGTATTGTTTGTACCATGTTGCATATTAGTCAATTAACAGTACTTTTAAGGATCCAGCTTGTGAAGATGATTTGGAGCTTCCTGATTACCAGGTGCTGTTCTTTTTTTGTGATTGTGGTCGGTATGGCAATGTTTACACCAATTCATgaggataaataaaaacaagCTATCTTTCAGAACAAGGCATTAGACAAATGCCATAACTTCATGACTGTCCTGGCACGCTGTCTTACTTAAAATGGTTGAAGTGAAAGCAGTAGGAAGGTTCCTGCATGTGATTAAATCGACTGTAGTGTTGATATGGAATAATGGTAAATTGTAATGTCACTTGTGAAAATGCCATAATCCACTAGATGGCAGACTGCATCACCTTTTGGTTTTCTTCATTTTATATTGAATAGAGAACTTGAACTGTCAACCATTCACATTTCTATAATATTGGGTCATCATTGGAATCTACTTTCAACCTTTGTGGtttgatataaaaaaagaaactgaaaaaaacatttatttaaaaaaaatttttttatatcaaACCACAAAGGTTTGAAAGTAGATTCCAATGATGACCCAATATTATAGAAATGTGAATGGTTGACAGTTCAAGTTCTCTATtcaatataataaatattcaataaatctattcaataaatatattttttcttgtaaTCTAAAGATTTACTTGTCAAAGAAATGCCacgaatgtcttttttttttttttttttaaagaatcctGCCAACTATTATGAATAGTCTGACTACTTCTATTGCATTCTTactttaattgtttgttttttccttttattgcACAGGACAATCTTATTGGCCAACAACATCAAGCAGATGAGCAAAGAAATTGCTCCCACATTTTCAGCTGACGATGTATCAAAGATTAAAAAATTTTGCAAAGCTCATTCTAAAGTAATATgttcatgcattttttttttttttttaatttaattcattttttatctTCCCTATGCTCAAAATGCAATATGCCTTCTATTTATATAGGATATATTTGAACATTTAAGCAAATCATTAGCACCCAGTATTCATGGCCATGAatatatcaaaaaggcaattctgTGCATGCTTCTTGGGGGTAATGAAAAGGTTCTGGACAATGGAACTCGCTTAAGAGGGGACATTAATGTCCTTCTCATAGGTAAGGAAATGGTATGTGTAAAACCTTTTTGATTTATGCAATATTGGACTTCAATTTAACTGACTGTATATTTTAGGTGATCCATCTGTAGCAAAATCTCAGCTTCTGAGATATGTATTGCACACCGCTCCTCGAGCCATCCCCACCACTGGCAGGGGATCCACTGGAGTAGGTTTAACAGCAGCAGTCACTACTGATCAAGAGACAGGTGAGCTGGCTACATCTGTGTAATAATCTCTTGCATAATTACACCCACTGTGAAAATAACTAAAATATTGTACTTTCAGTGGAAGACTAGATTGCACATTAAATGTTggtgggggaagagggagggttgGGGGGTAAACAAAGGCATGAATGTATATTGGGATTTTGCACAAACGTATGAGCAGCTTGTTcctaaaggattactccaagcattacaagtgttttgaagtggttatggtgcttgaagtctgtgtagtgtttgtttgcaTAGCACGTATTGAGATTTTTATAATGTTCCCACTGGTGTAACACATCTGGCATCAGTCAGCCCAGAACTAGAGAATGGAGTAAATGCATTCCAAATGTACTGAAAAATAGAAATTTATTAAGgcaagaaaataattttaaaacgtaaaaaaaaaagcaaacccaTTTTTCAAATGTTTACTTTCTCTTGCCTCAAACTATAAAATATTTGATTCTTTAAAGCTACACTGGGGTCTGGGGGAATCTTGCCTCTTATCACACCACTAGTTTTTCTCCattacttcccccccctctccccacttccTACATctatatatgattttttattatttttttgctaatAATAAACTGACCTTATTGACAAAATATCTGTAAACAATGCTTTGCTTTTGCTTGTGTTTAGGTGAAAGACGCCTGGAAGCAGGTGCGATGGTTCTAGCTGACAGGGGGGTTGTTTGCATTGATGAGTTTGACAAGATGTCCGACATGGACAGAACCGCCATCCATGAAGTAATGGAGCAAGGACGAGTAACCATAGCAAAAGCTGGAATCCATGCACGTCTGAACGCTCGGTGCAGTGTCCTGGCAGCTGCTAATCCTGTTTATGGAAGGGTATGTTTGATAATTGAAGTGGGagcattagggatcgaccgatattgattttttagagccgataccgataccgatattctgtgaactttcaggccgatagccgatataatttgccgatattctgtacatttaccattttggaaaa
The nucleotide sequence above comes from Pelobates fuscus isolate aPelFus1 chromosome 4, aPelFus1.pri, whole genome shotgun sequence. Encoded proteins:
- the LOC134609352 gene encoding maternal DNA replication licensing factor mcm3 encodes the protein MDDGAFEDHALREAQREYLDFLDDDVRCHLYLPLKLSVYCLIREMSLNITNQDQGVYHGKVKEMIGANEHRLIINLNDLRRKNERRASTLLQNAFGDAIAFQRALKELVASIDSTYAKQFEEFSVGFEGSFGAKHVSPRTLTSVYLGSLVCVEGIVTKCSMVRPKVMRSVHYCPATKKTLERKYTDLTTLEAFPSSSIYPTKDEENNPLETEFGLSTYKDHQTVTIQEMPEKAPAGQLPRSLDIIADDDLVDKCKPGDRVQIVGIYRCLPSKQGGFTSGTFRTILLANNIKQMSKEIAPTFSADDVSKIKKFCKAHSKDIFEHLSKSLAPSIHGHEYIKKAILCMLLGGNEKVLDNGTRLRGDINVLLIGDPSVAKSQLLRYVLHTAPRAIPTTGRGSTGVGLTAAVTTDQETGERRLEAGAMVLADRGVVCIDEFDKMSDMDRTAIHEVMEQGRVTIAKAGIHARLNARCSVLAAANPVYGRYDQYRTPMENIGLQDSLLSRFDLLFIVLDQMDADADREIADHVLRMHRYRTPGEQDGYAMPLGCRVEIFATDDPNAGDAADQELQIYEKHDNLLHGPRKSKSNVVSMQFIRKYIHVAKLMKPILTHEAAEHISHEYAKIRSHDQMNNDRARTMPVTARALETMIRLATAHAKVRMSKTVDIQDAETALELVQFAYFKKVLEKEKKKVNKDVTEDSSQETPSQEGLRKSSRREGKTKDSQDDSMDPYAFSQGDNESESLSQSMRTPRKVSESQGDDPHKSLLSQTRIKEFKAALLKAFKSTRSQSVTVTQLLELINKGNINTFEVGEVKQALDNMQNDNQVMVADDVVFLI